A stretch of the Fusarium musae strain F31 chromosome 2, whole genome shotgun sequence genome encodes the following:
- a CDS encoding hypothetical protein (EggNog:ENOG41): protein MGGLNLEVFKFGTYVMFPIGIMFYFGTNLDNRFAVPGFWPKPEECNKIPKDRDEIKAEYDRIVARQKLRQAKKLEEERKRAAQQPENGQSDS from the exons ATGGGTGGCCTTAACCTAGAAGTGTTCAAG TTCGGCACGTATGTCATGTTCCCCATCGGAATCATGTTCTACTTTGGCACCAACCTCGATAACCGCTTTGCCGTACCTGGCTTCTGGCCCAAGCCCGAAGAATGCAACAAGATCCCCAAGGACCGAGACGAGATCAAAGCCGAGTATGACCGCATCGTGGCGCGACAAAAGCTCCGACAGGCCAaaaagcttgaggaggaacGCAAAAGAGCAGCACAGCAGCCCGAGAATGGCCAGTCCGATTCTTGA
- a CDS encoding hypothetical protein (EggNog:ENOG41), whose amino-acid sequence MDEASLVNSLSQRLSELEHKVHTFRHEVAADFLRYYHDLLRDTQPDIASNVAQSIAQSLPKYPDLSSVLTSLDLDLNKPAADSQVLPLESAQRHFSPPATVATSGSGAAEPPGSPRDRHHELLFYLPLLEGSPPRPPPTSPPLTKNNTPPLDMLLPDPSIKADEKQDSAIETGRKPDNGTDQLQNALPVVPHSPGRPGPVRRSTNDTVSSCHSDRSESKTPRSALRRSSSSSKPPQSPRRVRFDVMGAEVLPTASPQPTDSMIPSVASAASADQPRTGSMLDDDLDHLPPPRKISSSEALRALSRAPLEEGVWTEVNSNPDQRAGEEDKKYASISESSSEERASPVIIAPEPPSPRHVPESVRIERTLGSVSEDPDEDQDSSDDDFLSMANPRSFTNKKAPASPSLNRIPEENQTSGHDASPASPTKVSSSDTHDEVRAVNEDLDEEDELFHFEEGGGLSAPPKPRSKPKSLTVEEDIEVELPDVPETEQSLYATSPAVHISKRPGSGPTTPIAARFQAGSVGSYKGRPVVMPVVRNPEVHAQAASLGHFSTFVGGLDGRSGMDEADLSSFRASVANTGGFSGTPRSFTERLMMEEAQKARAGGSKLS is encoded by the coding sequence ATGGATGAGGCAAGCCTTGTCAATAGCCTCTCTCAGAGGCTCTCAGAGCTCGAGCACAAGGTTCACACCTTTCGCCACGAGGTGGCAGCTGATTTCCTGCGCTACTACCACGATCTGCTCCGAGACACACAACCCGACATCGCTTCCAATGTTGCCCAGTCCATAGCCCAGTCACTACCCAAATACCCAGACCTCAGCTCAGTCCTCACAAGTCTGGATCTGGACCTTAATAAACCTGCAGCTGACTCACAAGTTCTACCACTTGAGTCGGCTCAACGCCACTTTTCCCCGCCGGCCACTGTCGCTACCTCCGGATCGGGAGCCGCAGAGCCTCCAGGCAGCCCCCGTGATCGACATCACGAATTGCTCTTTTACCTTCCCCTGCTAGAGGGCTCTCCTCCAAGACCGCCGCCTACCTCTCCTCCCCTCACAAAGAACAACACTCCTCCTCTCGACATGTTGTTGCCTGACCCGAGCATCAAGGCAGACGAGAAGCAAGACTCAGCCATTGAGACGGGAAGGAAACCCGATAACGGCACTGACCAACTGCAGAATGCCTTGCCGGTAGTACCTCATTCGCCCGGACGGCCAGGCCCTGTTCGCCGTTCAACCAATGATACTGTCTCGTCGTGCCATTCAGATCGGAGCGAGTCGAAAACACCACGGAGCGCCCTACGACGGTCTTCAAGTAGTTCAAAACCTCCACAGAGTCCCAGGCGTGTGCGCTTTGATGTCATGGGAGCAGAGGTCTTACCTACAGCGTCACCACAACCAACCGATTCCATGATTCCCTCCGTGGCCTCTGCCGCATCCGCCGACCAACCTCGCACTGGATCAATGCTCGACGATGACCTGGACCATCTACCACCGCCCCGAAAGATCTCCTCTTCTGAAGCACTGAGAGCACTATCTAGGGCGCCGTTGGAGGAAGGAGTGTGGACCGAGGTCAATTCAAACCCAGATCAAAGGGCCGGTGAAGAGGACAAGAAATATGCTAGCATTTCTGAATCTTCGTCGGAAGAGCGGGCCAGCCCGGTTATCATTGCACCAGAACCGCCATCGCCGCGCCATGTTCCCGAATCTGTTCGGATTGAACGCACGTTGGGGAGCGTGAGTGAGGACCCAGATGAGGACCAGGATTCATCCGATGACGACTTTCTCTCAATGGCGAATCCTAGATCTTTTACCAATAAGAAAGCGCCTGCATCACCATCTTTGAACAGAATCCCTGAGGAGAACCAGACCAGTGGCCATGATGCAAGCCCAGCCTCACCTACTAAAGTTTCAAGTTCTGATACTCACGACGAAGTGAGGGCCGTCAACGAAGActtggatgaggaagacgagctTTTTCACTTTGAGGAAGGCGGCGGCTTATCTGCGCCGCCAAAGCCCCGATCGAAACCGAAATCTCTTACGGTCGAGGAGGATATCGAGGTTGAGTTACCGGATGTACCGGAGACCGAGCAATCCTTATACGCAACTTCACCGGCAGTGCACATAAGCAAGAGGCCTGGCTCCGGGCCGACGACACCAATCGCGGCACGATTTCAAGCTGGTTCCGTGGGATCATACAAAGGACGGCCAGTAGTTATGCCTGTCGTTCGTAATCCCGAAGTTCATGCTCAAGCTGCCTCGTTGGGGCATTTCAGTACGTTTGTTGGGGGTTTAGACGGACGCAGCGGCATGGATGAAGCAGATCTGAGCAGCTTCCGCGCCAGCGTCGCCAATACCGGCGGCTTCTCTGGCACACCGCGCAGTTTCACGGAACGCctgatgatggaagaagctcaaaaggCAAGGGCTGGTGGTTCGAAGTTAAGCTAA
- a CDS encoding hypothetical protein (EggNog:ENOG41), whose translation MSTITPDALQSGQPPVIPLSFNGNQPEKVTLYPLSNYTFGVKETQPEEDPSVIARLKRLEEHYTEHGMRRTCEGILVCHEHNHPHILMLQIANAFFKLPGDYLRPEDDEIRGFKSRLDERLAPVGRLGEGEEAGDWQVGDCLAQWWRPNFETFMYPFIPAHVTRPKECKKLYFIQLPKQKVLSVPKNMKLLAVPLFELYDNTARYGPQLSAIPHLLSRYNFEFVDENGNVVAATPGSAAPEGYVPYTKVLAGDDTDMKEENGTS comes from the exons ATGTCAACAATAACACCCGATGCGCTTCAGTCAGGACAGCCGCCCGTCATTCCCCTGTCCTTCAATGGTAACCAACCGGAAAAGGTGACGCTCTACCCACTGTCGAACTACACGTTTGGGGTCAAGGAAACCCAGCCTGAAGAGGACCCATCAGTCATCGCTCGCCTCAAGAGACTCGAGGAACACTACACGGAGCATGGGATGCGCCGCACTTGCGAAGGCATTCTCGTCTGCCACGAGCACAACCACCCACATATTCTGATGCTGCAAATTGCCAATGCCTTTTTCAAGCTCCCCGGAGACTACCTGCGCCccgaagacgatgagattCGAGGCTTCAAGTCGCGGCTGGACGAGAGGCTGGCGCCTGTGGGCCGCTTGGGAGAGGGTGAGGAAGCTGGTGATTGGCAAGTGGGCGACTGCCTTGCTCAGTGGTGGAGGCCTAACTTCGAAACATTCATGTATCCGTTTATCCCGGCGCATGTGACGAGGCCGAAAGAGTGCAAGAAGCTCTACTTCATTCAGTTACCCAAACAAA AGGTTCTAAGCGTCCCCAAGAACATGAAGCTTCTGGCCGTTCCTCTATTCGAGCTCTACGACAACACTGCCCGATATGGCCCACAGCTTTCTGCAATTCCCCATCTTCTCAGTCGATACAACTTTGAGTTCGtggatgagaatggcaatgTCGTCGCTGCCACACCAGGGTCTGCCGCGCCAGAGGGCTATGTTCCGTACACAAAAGTCTTGGCAGGCGATGATACAGacatgaaggaggagaatggAACAAGCTGA